The DNA window AGTGCACTTCGTTCgaagaaaaaaattgttcttattGTTGCTTCAAGTGGCATAGCTTCATTATTATTGCCAGGCGGAAGAACTGCTCATTCGAAGTTCAAAATACCTGTGCCAACACTTGACAACTCTACTTGCAATGTTGACAAAAACACCGAACATTCACAGTTATTTGAGGTAACCAATGTCATAATATGGGATGAAGCACCAATGGCTCATAAAAATTGCTTTGAGTTGTTCCAAGAGCAGGACGTTGTGATATTGTTCATGCATCAATATGCTCCTCTTATATTTGGGACTATTGTCAAGTCCTAACACTAACAAAAAATATGACACTTCAGCAAGGAAGAGATGGTACAAGTTCTAAGGAAATAGCAGAGTTCTCAAAATGGATCTTAAATGTTGGGGATGGTAAGATAGTTGAACCAAATGATGGACTGGTTGACATAGATATTCCTCCAGAACTATTAATTACCAATTTTGAGGATCCTATCAAAGCTATTGTTGAAAGCACATATCCCAATTTGGTTCATGTATTCCAAGATGTTGCGTATCTACAAGGAAAAGCGATTCTTGCCTCAACCATTGAAGTTGTGGATAAAATCAATCATTATGTATTGGATCTTATACCAggtaaaaaatatttaactttcttttattcaaacatACAACAAAATAACGTTGAAGTTGAATTACCTAATGTTCATGTGTTATTGTTTAATTGCTttttaggagaagagaaagagtATCTTAGTTACGATTCAATTGATAGAACTGATACGAGTTATACTGAAGCTTATGAAGTGATAACTCCGGAATTTCTTAGCAAACTAAGAACATCAGGTCTACCAAATCATAGGATCAAGTTGAAAGGTTGTACCCCCATTATGATGATGAGAAATTTGGACCAAAGTGACATATTGTGTAATGGAACAAGATTAATTGTTACAAGATTAGGAAATCATGTCATTGAGGCAAAAATTATGTCTGGAAAGAACACAGGTAACATTTTTTACATTCCTCGAATGTCTATGTCACCTCCTGAGTCGCCGTGGCCATTCAAGATGATTAGGAGACAATTCCCGATCATTGTCTCTTACGCAATGACAATTAATAAATCACAAGGTCAATCACTTGATAGTGTCGGGTTATATTTACCTTCTCCTGTTTTCAGTCATGGACAATTGTATGTTGCAATTTCAAGAGTTACTACCAAAAGTGGTCTTAAAATTTTAATACATGACAAGGAGAAAGTCCCGTGCTCGACCACTACAAATGTTGTATACAAGGAGGTTTTCCAATCACTTTGTTAGAAGGTAATTTTGATAAACCTATCTTTTTAACTAAATGTCACACacttggtttatttatttttttcaaagttttGATAAATCAAAATCTTATTTTATGCATTTCACGATGCAGGTATATGATACAGATGTTGATACTGActgattttatcatttaagaaGATAGCATTTGAAAATTGTACCATCtatatgtttattgttttatttcaaGAGCCAAAAGTTAAGATGCATTATTACATTTTTCGTTGTTAACTATTATGTTTTTGGATTTAACATTACTGAGTTTGGATTTCATTTGGTTAACTTTAAATGTTTGATATATATAAAGGAATTTTGCAAGTCACAATTAAGTACATGTAATGTGAAATCCCGACCAGACCCGTGCGACAACACGGGTTTTCTACTAGTTAGTTAATACATATAATAGTCGAGTTAACATGAATTTGATGATATATATTCATACTGTAGCATCTACTATATACATCAAAACTAATATATAATGAATTAGCGTATGTATTGTTGCGGCACTAAGAAATTGAACTTAGAATCATGTTCAAGATTTCTAATATAAAACGCCTcattaacataataataataataataataataataataataataataatataattcaatACTATTAGTATAATAATTTTAGGAGTGTTGAGTTagagataaatatttgaattctttggccaacTTAACTTATTATCAATTTTGGTCAATAGGTTGTCAGAGTTGCTTTCAAGT is part of the Vicia villosa cultivar HV-30 ecotype Madison, WI linkage group LG2, Vvil1.0, whole genome shotgun sequence genome and encodes:
- the LOC131648954 gene encoding uncharacterized protein LOC131648954, encoding MTLQQGRDGTSSKEIAEFSKWILNVGDGKIVEPNDGLVDIDIPPELLITNFEDPIKAIVESTYPNLVHVFQDVAYLQGKAILASTIEVVDKINHYVLDLIPGEEKEYLSYDSIDRTDTSYTEAYEVITPEFLSKLRTSGLPNHRIKLKGCTPIMMMRNLDQSDILCNGTRLIVTRLGNHVIEAKIMSGKNTGNIFYIPRMSMSPPESPWPFKMIRRQFPIIVSYAMTINKSQGQSLDSVGLYLPSPVFSHGQLYVAISRVTTKSGLKILIHDKEKVPCSTTTNVVYKEVYDTDVDTD